In Wenyingzhuangia fucanilytica, the following are encoded in one genomic region:
- a CDS encoding DMT family transporter, whose protein sequence is MWIYFGLLAALFLSVNAICRKRSVKGNALFPVLFISNGISTLVIAPIFIGSFFYPELLQKAGMYISDIAIQDHFFIGIKSLIMTCSWVLTFYALKHLPITIVAPIRAAGPFFTFLGAIIIYRENPSLLQWIGFFLIVISMLAYSRVGKKEGIIFKNNKGIFAIVGATFLGASSGLYDKFLFQYQHYEVLTVQWWFFFYVTLFMFLLVYFVYLPRKKEMGEFKWHWSIAAIGVLMILADYFYFRGLQDPEVLIMLMSALKRSQILFTVVIGGFIFKEKNKKLKLIPLLGVMLGVLCLMYSA, encoded by the coding sequence ATGTGGATTTACTTTGGTTTATTGGCAGCCTTATTTTTAAGTGTTAATGCTATATGCAGAAAAAGAAGTGTAAAGGGAAACGCACTTTTTCCTGTGCTATTCATTAGTAATGGAATTAGTACTTTGGTTATTGCACCTATTTTTATCGGTTCGTTTTTTTATCCAGAGTTATTACAAAAAGCAGGAATGTATATTTCTGATATTGCAATCCAAGATCATTTTTTTATAGGTATAAAGTCGTTGATTATGACTTGTTCTTGGGTGTTAACCTTTTACGCTTTAAAACATTTACCCATTACAATTGTTGCTCCTATTAGAGCAGCGGGGCCTTTCTTTACTTTTTTAGGCGCAATCATTATATATAGAGAAAATCCTAGTTTGTTACAATGGATTGGTTTCTTTTTAATTGTAATTTCAATGTTAGCCTATTCACGAGTAGGGAAAAAAGAAGGGATTATTTTTAAAAATAACAAAGGAATATTTGCCATTGTTGGTGCAACTTTTTTGGGAGCTAGTAGTGGTTTGTATGATAAGTTTTTATTTCAATATCAACATTACGAAGTACTTACAGTACAATGGTGGTTTTTCTTTTATGTAACCCTTTTTATGTTTTTACTGGTTTACTTTGTTTATCTGCCTAGAAAAAAGGAAATGGGAGAATTTAAGTGGCATTGGTCTATTGCTGCCATAGGGGTTTTAATGATTTTGGCTGATTACTTTTACTTTAGAGGATTACAAGATCCTGAGGTTTTAATTATGCTGATGTCTGCTTTAAAACGAAGTCAAATTTTGTTTACTGTTGTAATTGGAGGTTTTATATTTAAAGAAAAGAATAAAAAACTTAAACTAATTCCATTGTTAGGTGTAATGCTAGGAGTTTTGTGTTTAATGTATAGTGCTTAA
- a CDS encoding EamA family transporter, with protein MSIVYAFLAMILFGSCVFFYKQGTPFFSTGLGASIFIMSHMIVLAVLAIIEKTKLDYKHLKFLVIGGVLGGLAQVCWFLALKNGKLSTVVPIRNLALLVTIALGVIFLAEKLTLLKTIGIILGLIAVILVSI; from the coding sequence ATGTCTATCGTCTACGCTTTTTTAGCTATGATTCTTTTTGGTTCTTGTGTGTTTTTTTACAAACAAGGAACGCCATTTTTTTCAACAGGTTTAGGAGCCTCTATATTCATCATGAGTCACATGATTGTTTTAGCGGTTTTAGCAATTATTGAAAAAACTAAACTAGATTATAAACACCTTAAATTTTTAGTGATTGGTGGTGTACTAGGCGGACTAGCTCAAGTATGTTGGTTTTTAGCTTTAAAAAACGGAAAATTAAGTACGGTAGTACCTATCCGAAATTTGGCCTTATTAGTAACTATTGCTTTGGGTGTTATTTTTTTAGCAGAGAAATTAACTTTGTTAAAAACGATTGGAATTATTCTAGGCTTAATTGCTGTTATTTTAGTGTCTATTTAA
- the mgtE gene encoding magnesium transporter: MEFQINKEFINFLTELIAENNTEQIVEVFKDVHYADLAELFEEIEPELAIAIIKIVDTDKTSDAIVELDEDVREEILKGMSSQEIANEVNELESDDAADMISELSDQQMHEVISQIEDIEHAKDIVDLLRYDEDTAGGLMGKELIKVKENWTCMQSIKEMRLQAEDIEKVYTVYVVDDDDVLKGRLSLKSLLTTSTKTPVKDVYSPSITSVKANEKGDQVARIMQKYDLVVVAVVDEMGRLVGQISVDDIIDLIKDEAEKDYQLASGLTDDVEADASILELTKARLPWLILGLFGSLCAAAIMGSFDSHLLRDYSELFFFTPLIAAVGGNVGVQSSAIIVQGLANDNIKGSLWNRLFKEIGLSLINGTVLGCLVIAYGFIQDSDILLSITIASSLIVVIIMAALIGTFVPLILDKRGIDPALATGPFITTSNDILGIFIYFTIAKIILPI; encoded by the coding sequence ATGGAATTTCAAATCAATAAAGAATTTATCAACTTCTTAACTGAACTTATTGCCGAAAACAATACAGAACAGATTGTAGAAGTTTTTAAAGATGTACACTACGCCGATTTAGCGGAACTATTTGAAGAAATAGAGCCCGAATTAGCTATTGCTATCATTAAAATTGTTGATACTGATAAAACATCGGATGCTATTGTTGAGTTAGATGAAGATGTTCGTGAAGAGATTTTAAAAGGAATGTCTTCTCAAGAAATTGCTAACGAAGTAAATGAATTAGAATCTGACGATGCCGCAGATATGATTTCTGAACTTTCGGATCAACAAATGCATGAGGTAATTTCTCAAATAGAAGATATTGAACACGCCAAAGATATTGTAGACCTTTTACGTTATGATGAGGATACTGCTGGGGGGTTAATGGGGAAAGAACTTATAAAGGTAAAAGAGAACTGGACTTGTATGCAAAGTATTAAAGAAATGCGATTGCAAGCCGAAGACATTGAAAAAGTTTACACCGTATATGTTGTAGATGACGACGATGTTTTAAAAGGAAGACTTTCTTTAAAAAGTTTACTAACAACTTCTACAAAAACACCAGTAAAAGATGTTTACAGTCCTTCTATCACTTCTGTAAAAGCCAATGAAAAAGGAGATCAGGTAGCAAGAATTATGCAAAAATACGACCTTGTTGTGGTTGCTGTTGTTGATGAAATGGGAAGATTGGTTGGACAAATTTCTGTTGATGATATTATTGATTTAATTAAAGATGAAGCAGAAAAAGATTACCAATTAGCTTCTGGTTTAACAGATGATGTAGAAGCAGATGCTAGTATTTTAGAACTTACCAAAGCTAGGTTACCTTGGTTAATTTTAGGTTTATTTGGAAGTTTATGTGCTGCTGCCATTATGGGGAGTTTTGATAGTCACTTATTAAGAGACTATTCCGAATTATTCTTTTTTACTCCTTTAATTGCTGCTGTAGGTGGAAATGTAGGAGTACAATCTTCTGCTATTATTGTACAAGGTTTGGCTAATGACAATATTAAAGGAAGTTTATGGAATCGTTTATTTAAAGAAATAGGATTAAGTCTTATTAATGGTACCGTATTGGGTTGTTTGGTAATTGCTTACGGATTTATTCAAGACTCTGATATATTATTAAGCATCACTATTGCTTCCTCATTAATTGTTGTTATTATTATGGCCGCTTTGATAGGAACTTTTGTGCCTTTAATTTTAGATAAAAGAGGTATTGATCCTGCCTTAGCAACTGGGCCTTTTATTACCACTAGTAATGATATCTTAGGGATTTTTATTTATTTCACCATTGCCAAAATAATATTACCCATATAA
- the rsmA gene encoding 16S rRNA (adenine(1518)-N(6)/adenine(1519)-N(6))-dimethyltransferase RsmA: protein MSVRAKKHLGQHFLTDESIAEQIADILSEKGYENVLEIGPGMGMMTKYLLQKKYTTHVIEIDDESVEYLQAHYLHLGPRIYGKDFLKIDLNDVFKDQQFAIIGNFPYNISSQIVFRTIDFRALIPEFGGMFQKEVAQRICAAPGSKTYGIISVLTQAYYDTEYLFTVPPTVFNPPPKVDSGVMIMKRKKDLFLPVSDKLFKQVVKTAFGQRRKMMRSSLKSLNLSDELRAQDIFNKRPEQVSVEGFIELTALIEKDGISNQ, encoded by the coding sequence ATGTCAGTAAGAGCAAAAAAACATTTAGGTCAACACTTTTTAACAGATGAGAGTATTGCCGAGCAAATTGCTGATATTTTATCAGAAAAAGGTTACGAAAATGTCTTAGAAATAGGGCCCGGTATGGGAATGATGACCAAGTACCTATTACAAAAAAAATATACTACTCATGTTATAGAAATAGATGATGAATCTGTAGAATATTTACAGGCGCATTATCTACATTTAGGACCTAGAATTTATGGAAAAGATTTTTTAAAAATTGATTTAAACGATGTTTTTAAAGATCAACAATTTGCTATTATAGGAAACTTTCCTTATAATATTTCTAGTCAAATTGTTTTTAGAACTATTGATTTTAGAGCTTTAATACCTGAGTTTGGAGGAATGTTTCAAAAGGAAGTTGCTCAAAGAATTTGTGCTGCTCCAGGTAGTAAAACCTATGGAATTATTTCTGTGTTAACTCAAGCCTATTACGATACAGAATATTTATTTACCGTACCTCCAACAGTTTTTAATCCTCCTCCAAAAGTAGATTCTGGAGTGATGATTATGAAACGTAAAAAAGATTTGTTTTTACCCGTTTCTGATAAATTGTTTAAACAAGTGGTTAAAACAGCTTTTGGTCAACGTAGAAAAATGATGCGTAGTAGTCTAAAAAGTCTAAATCTTTCTGATGAGTTAAGAGCTCAAGACATATTTAATAAAAGACCCGAACAAGTTTCTGTAGAAGGGTTTATTGAATTAACTGCATTAATAGAAAAAGATGGAATTTCAAATCAATAA
- a CDS encoding DUF420 domain-containing protein has protein sequence MNSMKTNNYKKLITLLSIAIPLAVAILFGVKIDVTLPIFLPPIYATINGITAILLVAAVIAVKNGNIKRHEFLIKTAMVCSALFLVMYVLYHMTSDSTEFKGTGAIRTVYFFILISHIILSIAVIPLVLTTFVRGINNDIEKHRKIAKYTFPIWLYVAVTGVIVYIMINPYYIVS, from the coding sequence ATGAATAGTATGAAAACAAACAATTATAAAAAATTAATCACCTTACTTTCAATTGCCATTCCACTAGCAGTTGCTATTTTATTTGGGGTAAAAATAGACGTCACCTTACCTATTTTCTTACCTCCTATTTATGCAACTATTAATGGTATTACAGCTATTTTATTAGTAGCTGCTGTAATAGCTGTAAAAAACGGAAACATCAAAAGACATGAGTTTTTAATTAAAACCGCTATGGTTTGTTCAGCCTTGTTTTTAGTCATGTATGTTTTATATCATATGACTAGTGATTCAACTGAATTTAAAGGAACAGGAGCTATCAGAACTGTTTACTTTTTTATTTTAATTTCTCATATTATTTTATCTATCGCTGTCATTCCATTAGTACTAACTACCTTTGTAAGAGGAATTAATAACGATATAGAAAAACACAGAAAAATAGCCAAATACACTTTTCCTATTTGGTTGTATGTTGCTGTTACAGGAGTGATTGTTTATATTATGATAAACCCTTATTATATTGTTAGCTAG
- a CDS encoding SCO family protein: protein MKNKYSYIGIAFIVLLFGTYVARNFKYHANTKSTSLKNIKPNNLPDASGLSYLVINNEARKMPEFTFTDQNNQIISNIDYSNKVFVAEFFFTTCPSICPIMNRNMLLLEEEFGERDDFGIASFTINPSVDTPLKLKEYAESYGVTSLNWHFLTGDREAIYEMANKGLNIFAGINPEVAGGFEHQGYFALVDRNGYLRSRTDKFGNPKIFYQGTETEEVELLKEDIDLLLNE from the coding sequence ATGAAAAATAAATATTCATACATCGGAATCGCTTTTATTGTTTTGCTATTTGGAACTTATGTAGCTAGAAATTTTAAATATCACGCTAACACCAAAAGCACTAGTTTAAAAAATATAAAACCAAATAACTTGCCAGATGCAAGTGGATTAAGTTATTTAGTAATTAATAACGAGGCTAGAAAAATGCCCGAGTTTACCTTTACAGATCAAAACAACCAAATTATTTCTAATATAGACTACAGCAATAAAGTTTTTGTTGCCGAATTCTTTTTTACTACCTGTCCTTCTATCTGCCCTATTATGAATAGAAACATGTTGCTTTTAGAAGAAGAGTTTGGAGAAAGAGATGATTTTGGAATTGCATCATTTACCATTAACCCAAGTGTTGATACTCCATTAAAACTAAAAGAATACGCAGAAAGTTATGGCGTAACTAGTTTAAACTGGCACTTTTTAACAGGAGATAGAGAGGCTATTTACGAAATGGCTAATAAAGGTTTAAATATTTTTGCTGGTATAAATCCGGAGGTTGCAGGAGGTTTTGAACATCAAGGTTATTTTGCTTTGGTAGACAGAAATGGATATTTAAGATCTAGAACTGATAAGTTTGGAAATCCTAAAATTTTCTATCAAGGAACAGAAACCGAAGAAGTAGAACTATTAAAAGAAGACATAGATTTATTATTAAATGAATAG
- a CDS encoding cytochrome C oxidase subunit IV family protein, producing the protein MGQHESNTKLIWQVFGFLSLVTIVEVILGIIKPHSLHFTNFLGTSLLNWIFIILTLVKAAGIMWYFMHMNHERKNFVNSIILPLIILIPYLVTLLLIEGGYIHDVMAPYINWKY; encoded by the coding sequence ATGGGACAACACGAATCAAACACTAAGTTAATCTGGCAAGTATTCGGATTCTTATCATTAGTAACTATTGTTGAAGTAATCTTAGGTATTATCAAACCTCATAGCTTACACTTTACCAACTTTTTAGGAACTTCTTTATTAAACTGGATTTTCATCATTTTAACTTTGGTTAAAGCAGCTGGAATTATGTGGTACTTTATGCACATGAATCACGAACGTAAAAACTTTGTTAATTCAATCATATTACCATTAATTATTTTAATTCCTTATTTAGTAACATTATTATTAATTGAAGGGGGTTATATACACGATGTAATGGCACCTTACATTAACTGGAAATACTAA
- a CDS encoding cytochrome c oxidase subunit 3, with amino-acid sequence MKATTADQNTNVWEGGATRPLGASYGKMMMWFFILSDALTFAGFLAAYGLTRFKFIDVWPIADEVFTHFPGIHGTYPMYYVALMTFILIFSSVTMVLAVDAGHQMKRNKVILYMFLTIIGGLVFVGSQAWEWKNFINGEFGAVQLKDGKIIQFVNQEGKQIALADFAEKNNPIVQHTRNNGLWNEKGATTSEYTTEGIIESFKHNPEIGIRLEKINPETKQKIVILNKAEALKYLEQSARVVEGANLEVNEYGSSQFADFFFFITGFHGFHVCSGIVLNIIIFANVLLGTYEKRGHYEMVEKVGLYWHFVDLVWVFVFTFFYLV; translated from the coding sequence ATGAAAGCAACAACTGCTGATCAGAACACAAATGTATGGGAAGGTGGAGCTACTAGACCATTAGGTGCAAGTTATGGTAAAATGATGATGTGGTTTTTCATCTTATCAGATGCCTTAACTTTTGCAGGATTTTTAGCCGCTTACGGACTTACTCGTTTTAAATTCATCGATGTATGGCCAATTGCAGATGAAGTATTTACTCACTTTCCAGGAATCCACGGAACTTACCCAATGTACTATGTTGCATTAATGACCTTTATATTAATCTTTTCATCTGTTACCATGGTATTGGCTGTAGATGCAGGTCACCAAATGAAACGTAATAAGGTAATTCTTTACATGTTCTTAACCATTATTGGAGGTCTTGTTTTCGTTGGTTCTCAAGCTTGGGAATGGAAAAACTTTATCAACGGTGAATTTGGAGCTGTTCAATTAAAAGATGGAAAAATCATACAGTTTGTTAACCAAGAAGGAAAACAAATTGCTTTAGCTGATTTTGCTGAGAAAAACAATCCTATTGTTCAACACACTCGTAACAACGGATTGTGGAATGAAAAAGGAGCAACTACATCAGAATATACTACCGAAGGAATTATTGAATCTTTTAAACACAATCCAGAAATTGGAATCCGTTTAGAAAAAATAAACCCAGAAACTAAACAAAAAATAGTTATCCTTAATAAAGCAGAAGCTTTAAAATACTTAGAGCAATCGGCAAGAGTTGTAGAAGGAGCTAACTTAGAAGTAAACGAATATGGTTCTAGCCAATTTGCAGATTTCTTTTTCTTTATTACTGGTTTCCACGGTTTCCACGTTTGTTCTGGTATTGTCTTAAATATTATTATTTTTGCTAACGTATTGTTAGGAACTTACGAAAAAAGAGGACACTACGAGATGGTAGAAAAAGTAGGATTGTACTGGCACTTTGTAGATTTAGTGTGGGTATTTGTATTTACATTCTTCTACTTAGTATAA
- a CDS encoding cytochrome c oxidase subunit 3 — MTLDQELNVARRKTAKPMLWISMVSMTMMFAGLVSAYVISSNREDWVSFELPTSLVTSTILILVSSLTMHAALIAVKKQKSNISSILLVITLLLGIGFVLSQVNSFSELKQYGLFFTGPKSLISSSMLMVIVFTHLLHIFAALIVLVVMTIRQLLGKYNNGNTLGFELGSIFWHFLDLLWIILFCFFYFNT; from the coding sequence ATGACTTTAGATCAAGAATTAAATGTAGCTAGAAGAAAAACAGCAAAACCAATGTTGTGGATTTCTATGGTAAGTATGACCATGATGTTTGCTGGTTTGGTAAGTGCTTATGTAATTAGTAGTAATCGCGAAGATTGGGTTAGTTTTGAGTTACCTACTTCGTTAGTTACAAGTACTATATTAATTTTAGTAAGTAGTTTAACAATGCATGCAGCATTAATTGCTGTTAAAAAACAAAAAAGCAATATTTCATCAATATTGTTAGTAATTACCCTACTTTTAGGAATTGGATTTGTATTATCACAAGTAAATAGTTTTTCGGAGCTTAAACAATACGGTTTATTTTTTACTGGACCTAAAAGTTTGATCTCATCATCCATGTTAATGGTTATTGTATTTACACATTTGTTGCATATATTTGCCGCTTTAATTGTTTTAGTGGTTATGACAATTAGACAATTATTAGGTAAATACAACAATGGCAATACATTAGGTTTTGAATTAGGAAGTATTTTTTGGCACTTTTTAGATTTACTATGGATAATACTATTTTGCTTCTTTTATTTTAATACTTAA
- the cyoE gene encoding heme o synthase produces the protein MPNKDKTLVINKGTFLSDFKQLTKFGLSLSVVFSAIAGYLLAADTIDYTIVSLLAIGGYLMVGASNAFNQIIEIDADKLMQRTMNRPLPTGRYNTNTAMVIAIVFTILGLFILYTINEKSALLGAVSIFLYTCAYTPLKGVTPLAVFVGAFPGAIPFMLGWVAATDRFGIEAGIFFMIQFFWQFPHFWAIGWLGHDEYLKAGYNLLPTGKRDRKTVIQILLYTVLLIFVSIIPVFKLTGVFYIYPITAIVIFMSGAIIFYYGVQLYKDLSKQTAKKLMLASVFYITAIQIIYIIDKFLH, from the coding sequence ATGCCAAATAAAGATAAAACACTGGTAATTAATAAAGGCACCTTTTTAAGCGACTTTAAACAACTTACCAAATTTGGACTTTCACTAAGTGTCGTATTTTCGGCAATAGCTGGTTATTTACTTGCAGCAGACACCATCGACTACACAATAGTATCATTATTAGCTATTGGAGGTTACTTAATGGTAGGAGCTTCTAATGCCTTTAATCAGATTATTGAGATAGATGCCGATAAATTGATGCAAAGAACAATGAATAGACCTTTGCCAACAGGTAGATATAATACCAATACCGCAATGGTTATCGCTATTGTTTTTACCATATTAGGATTATTTATTCTTTATACTATTAATGAAAAAAGCGCCCTACTTGGAGCGGTATCTATATTTTTATACACTTGTGCTTACACCCCTTTAAAAGGAGTAACTCCACTTGCTGTATTTGTAGGTGCTTTTCCTGGTGCAATACCTTTTATGCTAGGATGGGTAGCCGCTACGGATAGATTTGGGATTGAAGCTGGTATCTTTTTTATGATTCAATTCTTTTGGCAATTCCCTCACTTTTGGGCAATTGGTTGGTTAGGACATGATGAATATTTAAAAGCCGGATACAACTTATTACCAACTGGTAAAAGAGATAGAAAAACAGTTATACAAATACTATTATATACAGTACTTTTAATATTTGTGTCTATTATTCCTGTATTTAAACTAACAGGTGTGTTTTACATTTATCCTATAACTGCCATTGTTATTTTTATGAGTGGTGCTATTATTTTTTATTACGGGGTACAACTTTATAAGGATTTAAGTAAACAAACAGCAAAAAAGTTAATGTTGGCTAGTGTATTTTATATTACAGCCATTCAAATTATATATATCATAGATAAATTTCTCCACTAA
- a CDS encoding FAD-dependent oxidoreductase, with protein sequence MLDYIKQKHKMTEIILYGADWCPDCSRAKSYLKENNINFEFIDVDLDEAATQKVETINNGKRIIPTVIINNKPYTNPNNAKLANVLGINPEGKLTLFGADWCPDCRRAKSYLDDNNINYQFIDVDKHDWATEKVESINNGKRIIPTIILNDTPYTNPNNAKLKELLNIDSNKEHKVYDSIIIGGGAAGLTTAIYAQRDRFSTLILEKKNIGGNAFLTEKIENYPGFNEISGPKLMERMEHQAKTYGAEIKTGEEVSAIEKKGDLFKLTTIMGTYLTKTVVLSTGSTYRKLGIPNENDLIGSGVHFCATCDGAFYRDKEVIVIGGGNSALEEGIFLAGFCKTVKIINRSKEFKASKTYIEKLNSIKNIEVHIDSSPVEFTKNDKDLFKGVIIKNNETQESKEIKADGAFIFIGLIPNTKSFKNIVDLNDKGFITTKNLAETSVKGIFAAGDCREGAIAQVAAATGEGVLASYGIKNYLK encoded by the coding sequence ATCCTCGACTACATCAAACAAAAACATAAAATGACTGAAATTATATTATACGGTGCCGATTGGTGCCCTGATTGCAGTAGAGCAAAATCATATTTAAAAGAGAACAATATTAATTTTGAATTTATAGATGTTGATCTTGACGAGGCAGCCACTCAAAAAGTAGAAACCATCAATAATGGAAAAAGAATTATTCCTACAGTTATCATCAACAACAAACCTTACACAAACCCAAACAACGCAAAACTTGCAAATGTTTTAGGTATTAACCCCGAAGGAAAACTAACATTGTTTGGAGCTGATTGGTGCCCTGATTGTAGAAGAGCTAAAAGCTACTTAGACGACAATAACATTAATTATCAATTTATTGATGTTGACAAACACGATTGGGCTACGGAAAAAGTTGAATCTATTAACAACGGAAAGAGAATAATTCCAACCATTATTCTAAACGATACTCCCTATACAAACCCTAACAATGCGAAGCTTAAAGAATTATTAAACATTGATAGTAATAAAGAACATAAAGTATACGATAGTATTATTATTGGCGGTGGAGCTGCTGGTTTAACAACAGCTATTTATGCACAAAGAGACAGATTTAGTACTTTAATTTTAGAAAAAAAGAACATTGGAGGAAATGCCTTTTTAACAGAAAAAATTGAAAACTACCCTGGATTTAATGAAATTTCTGGACCCAAACTGATGGAACGAATGGAGCATCAAGCCAAAACGTATGGTGCAGAAATTAAAACAGGCGAAGAGGTTTCTGCTATAGAAAAAAAAGGAGACTTATTTAAGTTAACCACTATTATGGGAACTTATTTAACCAAAACAGTTGTATTGTCTACAGGTTCTACTTACAGAAAATTAGGAATCCCAAACGAGAACGATTTAATTGGTTCTGGAGTACACTTTTGTGCTACCTGTGATGGGGCTTTTTACAGAGATAAAGAAGTAATAGTTATTGGAGGAGGAAACTCCGCTTTAGAAGAAGGAATTTTCCTAGCAGGATTCTGCAAAACAGTAAAAATCATTAACAGATCAAAAGAATTTAAGGCTTCTAAAACCTATATAGAAAAACTAAACAGTATTAAAAACATTGAAGTACACATCGATAGTTCTCCAGTTGAATTCACCAAAAATGATAAAGATTTATTTAAAGGAGTAATTATAAAAAACAACGAAACACAAGAGTCTAAAGAAATTAAGGCTGATGGAGCTTTTATATTTATTGGTTTAATTCCAAACACCAAAAGTTTTAAAAATATTGTTGATTTAAATGACAAAGGATTTATTACTACCAAAAATTTAGCTGAAACCTCTGTAAAAGGAATTTTTGCGGCTGGAGATTGCAGAGAAGGAGCCATTGCTCAAGTTGCTGCTGCTACAGGAGAAGGTGTATTAGCCAGTTATGGAATTAAAAATTATCTAAAATAA
- a CDS encoding SIMPL domain-containing protein: MKKNNIIFAAILFIACGLSTINAQMISLTTKGEVEVIPDIVSTNISITKTNKDATILRKEIIKISEELNKRFSKLDIDKKDIQTSNLQINKEYNWVNNEKVFKGYRANINTKVIFRNLKGLEKIYADLLDNEDITLNGLHYDYSKKEEAENEAYIKALNNANVLAEKLFNETKSKSFHLSKEPKIVIESISNNGETPTPTPRPMYKASANYEVMDVNSSMVDVNAGTITYTKNLTVVYKML; encoded by the coding sequence ATGAAAAAAAATAACATCATATTTGCAGCCATATTATTTATTGCTTGTGGTTTATCAACCATCAATGCTCAAATGATTTCATTAACAACTAAAGGAGAAGTAGAAGTTATTCCAGACATTGTATCAACAAATATTAGCATTACAAAAACCAACAAAGATGCTACTATCTTAAGAAAAGAAATTATTAAAATATCTGAAGAGTTAAATAAAAGATTCTCAAAATTAGATATAGATAAAAAAGATATCCAAACTAGTAATCTTCAAATCAACAAAGAATACAATTGGGTAAATAACGAAAAAGTTTTTAAAGGTTACCGTGCTAATATTAACACTAAAGTAATTTTTAGAAATCTTAAAGGTTTAGAAAAAATATATGCCGATTTATTAGACAACGAAGATATTACCTTAAACGGTCTTCATTATGATTATAGCAAAAAAGAAGAAGCAGAAAACGAAGCTTATATTAAAGCATTAAACAACGCAAATGTATTAGCTGAAAAATTATTTAACGAAACAAAATCTAAATCTTTTCATCTTAGTAAAGAACCTAAGATCGTTATTGAATCAATAAGCAATAATGGAGAAACCCCTACTCCAACACCAAGACCTATGTACAAAGCTTCTGCTAACTACGAAGTAATGGACGTAAATTCTTCTATGGTTGATGTTAACGCAGGAACCATTACCTATACCAAAAACCTAACAGTTGTATATAAAATGCTTTAA
- a CDS encoding cupin-like domain-containing protein, whose protein sequence is MSMNLQKIETTTDLTKEEFIEKYFIPQKPVVIKNASKNWPANQKWDLNFMKEIAGDKVVPLYDNRPIDPKSKFNSPHAEMKMSDYIDLLKKEPTEYRIFLWNILKAVPELQNDFKYPDYGLTFLKSIPTLFFGGTNSFTFMHYDIDLANIFHYHFDGKKQCILFDQNQNNYLYKVPNSLLTLRDIDFSNPNLEKWPALKNASGYITDLEHGDMLYIPEGYWHYMKYITPGFSMSLRTIPKKPKNLAKAVYNIVVMRNIENLMRKTLGEKWMNWKYKKAISDTHKLNNLA, encoded by the coding sequence ATAAGTATGAATTTACAAAAAATAGAAACTACAACGGATTTAACAAAAGAAGAATTTATTGAAAAATATTTTATTCCTCAAAAACCTGTAGTTATAAAAAATGCATCCAAAAACTGGCCTGCAAATCAAAAATGGGATTTAAATTTTATGAAAGAGATTGCTGGTGATAAAGTTGTACCGCTTTATGATAACAGACCTATCGATCCAAAATCAAAATTTAATTCTCCTCATGCAGAAATGAAAATGAGTGATTATATTGATTTGCTAAAAAAAGAACCAACAGAATACCGAATCTTTTTGTGGAACATTCTTAAAGCTGTTCCAGAACTACAAAATGATTTTAAGTATCCTGACTATGGACTGACTTTTTTAAAAAGTATTCCCACCTTATTTTTTGGAGGAACCAATTCTTTTACCTTTATGCATTATGATATTGATTTAGCCAATATTTTCCATTACCATTTTGATGGTAAAAAACAGTGTATACTATTTGATCAAAATCAAAACAACTACTTATATAAAGTACCTAATTCACTTTTAACACTAAGAGATATTGATTTTTCTAATCCAAACTTAGAAAAATGGCCTGCCTTAAAAAACGCATCAGGATATATTACCGATTTAGAACACGGAGATATGCTTTATATTCCTGAAGGATATTGGCATTATATGAAATATATCACCCCTGGTTTTTCTATGAGTTTACGAACCATTCCCAAAAAACCAAAAAATCTAGCCAAAGCTGTTTACAACATCGTTGTGATGAGAAATATAGAAAACTTAATGCGAAAAACATTAGGCGAAAAATGGATGAATTGGAAATATAAAAAAGCCATTAGTGACACTCACAAACTAAATAATCTTGCTTAA